A single region of the Leptodactylus fuscus isolate aLepFus1 chromosome 5, aLepFus1.hap2, whole genome shotgun sequence genome encodes:
- the C5H5orf24 gene encoding UPF0461 protein C5orf24 homolog isoform X2: protein MFRRQDLPGMHKMMRPVANNNVAFCGSGKSSCLGQDSMRSVEQFGLYATQPSKYSHTVSHKNISCQTQETINEAHLQTTSGRDLDTKSDLKKKKTLGRSGKRGRPSGTTKLAGYRTSTGRPLGTTKAAGFKTSPGRPLGTTKAAGYKVSPGRPPGSIKALSRLANLGYTSNNAAFPYPTALSRGLHSVVDTNVKHPVE, encoded by the exons ATGTTCCGACGTCAGGATCTGCCTGGAATGCAT AAAATGATGCGTCCGGTCGCAAATAACAATGTGGCTTTTTGTGGAAGTGGTAAATCTTCCTGCCTCGGTCAAGACAGCATGAGAAGCGTGGAGCAATTCGGCTTGTACGCCACGCAGCCAAGTAAATACAGCCATACCGTCAGCCACAAAAACATCTCCTGCCAGACACAGGAAACCATCAACGAGGCACATTTGCAGACCACGAGCGGCAGGGACCTGGACACAAAAAGTGATTTAAAGAAAAAGAAGACCCTCGGCAGATCCGGCAAACGCGGGAGGCCTTCTGGTACCACTAAATTGGCAGGTTACAGAACCAGCACCGGCAGACCTCTGGGAACCACCAAAGCGGCTGGCTTTAAAACAAGTCCTGGCAGACCATTGGGCACAACCAAAGCCGCCGGATACAAAGTCAGCCCAGGGAGACCTCCAGGTAGCATAAAAGCTCTATCACGGCTTGCAAATCTAGGTTACACGAGCAACAATGCAGCTTTCCCTTACCCCACAGCACTTAGCAGGGGACTCCATTCTGTGGTGGATACAAACGTCAAACATCCTGTCGAGTAG
- the C5H5orf24 gene encoding UPF0461 protein C5orf24 homolog isoform X1 has protein sequence MFRRQDLPGMHVRESFTHPGFCDPFFLDEQNFKKMMRPVANNNVAFCGSGKSSCLGQDSMRSVEQFGLYATQPSKYSHTVSHKNISCQTQETINEAHLQTTSGRDLDTKSDLKKKKTLGRSGKRGRPSGTTKLAGYRTSTGRPLGTTKAAGFKTSPGRPLGTTKAAGYKVSPGRPPGSIKALSRLANLGYTSNNAAFPYPTALSRGLHSVVDTNVKHPVE, from the exons ATGTTCCGACGTCAGGATCTGCCTGGAATGCATGTACGTGAATCATTTACCCACCCCGGTTTTTGCGATCCATTTTTTCTGGATGAACAAAATTTCAAG AAAATGATGCGTCCGGTCGCAAATAACAATGTGGCTTTTTGTGGAAGTGGTAAATCTTCCTGCCTCGGTCAAGACAGCATGAGAAGCGTGGAGCAATTCGGCTTGTACGCCACGCAGCCAAGTAAATACAGCCATACCGTCAGCCACAAAAACATCTCCTGCCAGACACAGGAAACCATCAACGAGGCACATTTGCAGACCACGAGCGGCAGGGACCTGGACACAAAAAGTGATTTAAAGAAAAAGAAGACCCTCGGCAGATCCGGCAAACGCGGGAGGCCTTCTGGTACCACTAAATTGGCAGGTTACAGAACCAGCACCGGCAGACCTCTGGGAACCACCAAAGCGGCTGGCTTTAAAACAAGTCCTGGCAGACCATTGGGCACAACCAAAGCCGCCGGATACAAAGTCAGCCCAGGGAGACCTCCAGGTAGCATAAAAGCTCTATCACGGCTTGCAAATCTAGGTTACACGAGCAACAATGCAGCTTTCCCTTACCCCACAGCACTTAGCAGGGGACTCCATTCTGTGGTGGATACAAACGTCAAACATCCTGTCGAGTAG
- the C5H5orf24 gene encoding UPF0461 protein C5orf24 homolog isoform X3 has translation MFRRQDLPGMHVRESFTHPGFCDPFFLDEQNFKKMMRPVANNNVAFCGSGKSSCLGQDSMRSVEQFGLYATQPSKYSHTVSHKNISCQTQETINEAHLQTTSGRDLDTKSDLKKKKTLGRSGKRGRPSGTTKLAGYRTSTGRPLGTTKAAGFKTSPGRPLGTTKAAGYKVSPGRPPGKKQQAFMCASDA, from the exons ATGTTCCGACGTCAGGATCTGCCTGGAATGCATGTACGTGAATCATTTACCCACCCCGGTTTTTGCGATCCATTTTTTCTGGATGAACAAAATTTCAAG AAAATGATGCGTCCGGTCGCAAATAACAATGTGGCTTTTTGTGGAAGTGGTAAATCTTCCTGCCTCGGTCAAGACAGCATGAGAAGCGTGGAGCAATTCGGCTTGTACGCCACGCAGCCAAGTAAATACAGCCATACCGTCAGCCACAAAAACATCTCCTGCCAGACACAGGAAACCATCAACGAGGCACATTTGCAGACCACGAGCGGCAGGGACCTGGACACAAAAAGTGATTTAAAGAAAAAGAAGACCCTCGGCAGATCCGGCAAACGCGGGAGGCCTTCTGGTACCACTAAATTGGCAGGTTACAGAACCAGCACCGGCAGACCTCTGGGAACCACCAAAGCGGCTGGCTTTAAAACAAGTCCTGGCAGACCATTGGGCACAACCAAAGCCGCCGGATACAAAGTCAGCCCAGGGAGACCTCCAG